GAGGGagaagggtgggggggggcccggTGTATCCCCACTCCCCGGTGCATCCCCGGGGTGTCCCCCTGCCGGTCCCACGGCCCTCCCGGCTCACCCTGCCCTGTTTCTCTTGCACTTTGCAGATAATGTTATGGACATTGGCTTAGCGAACGAAAAGGCTGGTCAGGAACTGTCCTCTTATTCGGGGACTTTTCAGCCCGCCCCGGGGAACAAGACTGTCACCTACCTGGGGAAATTTGCTTTCGACTCGCCCTCCAACTGGTGCCAGGACAACATCATCAGCCTGATGAGTGCAGGCATCCTGGGGGTGCCGCCGTCCTCGGGCGCGCTCACCAGCACGCAGAGCTCGGCGGGCAGCATGGGGCCGCCGCAGGGCGAGGTGGACCAGATGTACCCCGCGCTGCCGCCCTACTCCTCCTGCAGTGACCTCTACCCGGAGCCCGTCTCCTTCCACGACCCCCAAAGCAACCCCGGCCTCACCTACTCCCCCCAGGATTACCAGGCGGCCAAGCCCGCCTTGGACAGCAACCTCTTCCCCATGATCCCAGACTATAACCTCTACCACCACCCCAACGACATGGGCACCATCACGGAGCACAAACCCTTCCAGAGCTTGGACCCCATCCGCGTCAACCCGCCCCCCATCACCCCACTGGAGACCATCAAGGCCTTCAAGGACAAGCAGATCCACCCGGGTTTCGGGGGGCTGCCACAGCCGCCCCTCACCCTCAAGCCCATCCGACCCCGCAAGTATCCCAACCGACCCAGCAAGACGCCGCTCCACGAGCGGCCCCACGCCTGCCCCGCCGAGGGTTGCGACCGCCGTTTCTCCCGCTCCGACGAGCTCACCCGTCACCTCCGCATCCACACGGGCCACAAGCCCTTCCAGTGCCGCATCTGCATGCGGAGCTTCAGCCGCAGCGACCACCTCACCACCCACATCCGCACCCACACCGGCGAGAAACCCTTCGCCTGCGAGTTCTGCGGCCGCAAGTTCGCCCGCTCCGACGAGCGCAAGCGGCACGCCAAGATCCACCTCaagcagaaggagaagaaggCCGAGAAGGGCTCGGCCGGGCAGCCCCCCACTGCGCAccccgctgccgccgctgccgccgccgccacctcGCCCCCCGTCGCCCTCGCCCCCGCCGTCACCACGTGCGCTTGAGGGACCTCGGGGGGCGGTGCGGTGGcaccccctctcctccccaacCCTCCGCATCGTGCCGGGGGAACCCTG
The sequence above is drawn from the Phalacrocorax carbo chromosome 24, bPhaCar2.1, whole genome shotgun sequence genome and encodes:
- the EGR3 gene encoding early growth response protein 3 yields the protein MTGKLLEKLPGTMNTLMNQLPDNLYPEEIPNSLNIFSSSSDSVAHYNQMAADNVMDIGLANEKAGQELSSYSGTFQPAPGNKTVTYLGKFAFDSPSNWCQDNIISLMSAGILGVPPSSGALTSTQSSAGSMGPPQGEVDQMYPALPPYSSCSDLYPEPVSFHDPQSNPGLTYSPQDYQAAKPALDSNLFPMIPDYNLYHHPNDMGTITEHKPFQSLDPIRVNPPPITPLETIKAFKDKQIHPGFGGLPQPPLTLKPIRPRKYPNRPSKTPLHERPHACPAEGCDRRFSRSDELTRHLRIHTGHKPFQCRICMRSFSRSDHLTTHIRTHTGEKPFACEFCGRKFARSDERKRHAKIHLKQKEKKAEKGSAGQPPTAHPAAAAAAAATSPPVALAPAVTTCA